TTAATCAAAACATTGTCTTATCAACTTTTGTAGCATTAAgcattaatatatttaaagttttccctttaaataaatttaaagcatttttctatttaataatGAATACGTTTTTGCTTTTACAACGTGCTCCAATTTAGAAGGATTTAAATTTTCCTTTCTCTCATAATAGATAAAAAGGACAATTTATTTTTCCTGTTATAGATTTTGTTGCTTATATATATGGTCTATTTGTTAGACAATAATATATCATCACAGAATATTTGTCATCTGAATCTTGTTAAGAATGGCGTTATGTTCTTCAAAAGCGTCATTACATGTCctcttctattttttattcgccatttattttcttagttttgaGCATTGCTGTGTTGATGCAAACTCAACCCTAATTGTGCATGATGCTACTAATGTTTCACCAACAACAATTCCTGACACTTTCCTTGGAGTATTCCTTGAGGTacttatacatatatatatatatatatatatatatatatatatatatatatatatatatatatatatatatatatatatatatatatatatatatatatataaattcatattttagtgaaaagatTGTCATGATTACATTATGTACCCCTATGTttattttgtgaattatgtCGACTACctctatttgatttttatttatataattacactgcataatttaattattatgtttattaaattatatataagcatataaaattttatttttaaattgaatgttTAACCATcaagaaatttttattaaataaaaactagttataaaaaatttaatgcatattcatatatatacaagaacaaaccaatttcatttcaatttcctAAAAGTAACCAATTTCTTTGAAATTATTTTGCAGGAGATTAATCATGCTTGTGCTGGAGGACTGTGGGCAGAACTTGTTCGCAATAGAGGTTATTTCCTTAATTCTATGTTTTTCTTCGTCTTGTTTTTCTCATTACATAGATTGAAGTCAATTacatttcaatatattttaactgatttttgaatttttcaactaatattatgaatttaattatagGGTTTGAAGCTGGAGGCCCCAAAAATATTTATCCCTGGTCAACTATAGGAAATGAATCATTAGTTTCTGTATCAATTAATTATAGCTCGTGCTTTGAGCGTAATAAAGCTGCGTTACAAATGAACGTGTATTGTAATGATCACAACCCTTGTCCATGTGGTGGCGTTGGTATTTCCAACCCTGGTTATTGGGGCATGGTAAgcaaaattaatatatactcATATTAACAAATCaacatatcattttttttttctatttttctctatataacaaaaataaaaatgatatatatttacaaaCTCACATAAtgtttttgcttttaattttcataagaAATTGAGAAAATGATAATAATCTATTAACTTTTCACGTTCTAAAACTGCTCCTTTCATCATCAGAATATTGAGCAAGGGAAAAGGTACAAGGTGGTGTATCATATCAAAACAGAAGAAGACCTTAATATTCAACTTTCATTGGCAGGTGTCAATCTTACAGAGATATTCTCAACGATCACGTAAGTAGATATTTTCACATGATTGTCAAATGTAATttaacaactaaaaataaataagataaatttataatatataagattattcaaattttattttataaataatctgtagattgaattaagtttaaattttcttttttaatataatatcacaattattagaaatttattttaataaaatttattattctgCAATACGAACTGTCAAAATGGAATTGCTATTAGATAGTTTTAcactaaatatttattatttaagatttaTTATGTCATTCATTGGTTCAGGAAAGTTTCTGAAGATGGAAAATGGAGAAGGGTGGAAACAGTGGTGGAAGCAAACGCTACCAATCACTATTCAAGTCTTCAAATAACCACAATCAAGGAAGGGACCTACTTGTTTGACCAAGTCTCAGTCATGCCATTGGACACTTACATGGTTAGTAAAACAAAcacattaaattttaagaaaatgtttggATCAATAATGATAGAGTAATCACACTTGGCACATTCCTTAATGACCTTTTGTTGATAATGTAATCTATtttgttatgttcttgttcttcaCATCAATTCAATATCTTCTCTTTAAGCAGGGTCATGGCTTCCGAAAGGATCTTTTTCAAATGGTGGCAGATTTGAAACCAAAGTTTATGAGATTTCCTggtatatattttcaaattctctgtAATTAGATATATTGAGGTAGAAATATATAACACTCACTTCAAAATTCTGAAATctaattaacttaatttatcCTTGTCAATTGCATTAATTAGGTGGCACCTATGTTGAAGGTTATCATATACAAAACAGATATCAGTGGAAATACACAATTGGACCATGGGAAGAGAGACCTGGTCACTACAATGATATCTGGAACTATTGGAGTGATGATGGAATTGGTTATTTTGAATATCTCCAAGTTAGTATATATTATTCTCTTACAACTATGATTAAATTAGCCCTACTTTAgttgaataaatataatgatttaatatttcttGAGCAGCTAGCAGAGGACCTTGGTGCATTGCCCATATGGGTGTTCAACGCTGGTATATTGATGTTCTTCTTGCCTTAGCTCAAATTCATCCTCAAcaacatatatattttgattctatctttcttTTCTAACTAATCGTGTGTATGATTTAGGTTTTAGCCGTAATgaacaaattaatatatcagATCTAGCACCTTACATACAAGTATAATTTTCTTCTGATACTCATTTCCTTTTGGTATTCATGAAAGTCTATATACAATTTACTCTTTGTTTTGAAATCTCTATATTAAAAGGATGCCCTTGACGGCATCGAGTTCGCAAGAGGCTCTCCTGGATCAAAGTGGGGTTCTGTTAGAGCTGGATTGGGACATCCTAAACCATTTGATTTGAGATATGTTGCCATTGGAAATGAAGATTGTGACTTTTCTAATTATCAAGGTAGACACTTTTATCATTCTTTCACCACATATATGTCTTAAACCTTCGTATATATGTTATGTTTTCACGATtctaaatttattgatttaaccactaaatttttttatacaatttttctttttttcagaaaattacATTAAGATATATGAGGCTATAAGATCTGCCTACccagatattaaaataatctcAAATTGCGATGCTTCTGGCACACCATTAAACCATCCAGCTGATTTGTTTGATTTTCATGTAATAATACGTTCTGATATATATTAATTCTTGAACTTTCATTTGTTGCTTTATATTTGGCAAGCATGCTTAATTtgtctttttttcatttgtcaACTTATCCTtcttaatgttttgtttttgttagacTTACACAACCTCCACTGACATATTTT
This sequence is a window from Vigna angularis cultivar LongXiaoDou No.4 chromosome 2, ASM1680809v1, whole genome shotgun sequence. Protein-coding genes within it:
- the LOC108327533 gene encoding alpha-L-arabinofuranosidase 1 — protein: MALCSSKASLHVLFYFLFAIYFLSFEHCCVDANSTLIVHDATNVSPTTIPDTFLGVFLEEINHACAGGLWAELVRNRGFEAGGPKNIYPWSTIGNESLVSVSINYSSCFERNKAALQMNVYCNDHNPCPCGGVGISNPGYWGMNIEQGKRYKVVYHIKTEEDLNIQLSLAGVNLTEIFSTITKVSEDGKWRRVETVVEANATNHYSSLQITTIKEGTYLFDQVSVMPLDTYMGHGFRKDLFQMVADLKPKFMRFPGGTYVEGYHIQNRYQWKYTIGPWEERPGHYNDIWNYWSDDGIGYFEYLQLAEDLGALPIWVFNAGFSRNEQINISDLAPYIQDALDGIEFARGSPGSKWGSVRAGLGHPKPFDLRYVAIGNEDCDFSNYQENYIKIYEAIRSAYPDIKIISNCDASGTPLNHPADLFDFHTYTTSTDIFSMSTKFDNTSRSGPKAFVSEYAVWRKDAGNGSLLAAVAEAEFLIGLEKNSDIVDMVSYAPLFSNINDRKWVPDAIVFDSYQLYGTPSYWVQKLFVESSGATFLPSTLNTNSSNQLIASTISWKNSTDNKNYIRIKVVNFGTAIESLDIGLHGFPQTQRFDCIMTVLTSTHVMDENSFAQPTKVVPLTSSEGNVGSKIEAILSPYSVTSFDLIY